The Pirellulimonas nuda genome includes a region encoding these proteins:
- a CDS encoding CbiX/SirB N-terminal domain-containing protein, with protein MNAPRETLKARVGADESVGIIVVDHGSRRDASNALLLEVAELFRRQSGMEIVEPAHMELAEPSIATAFDRCVERGAKRVVVMPYFLGPGRHWDQDIPALSAKAAARHPGVSHLVTAPLGIDPLIAAVMEDRIAVCLTNAAGAEAACNACGDGGRCRGS; from the coding sequence ATGAACGCCCCGCGAGAGACGCTTAAGGCGCGGGTCGGTGCGGACGAGTCGGTCGGCATCATCGTGGTCGACCACGGCTCACGCCGTGACGCCAGCAATGCGCTGTTGCTGGAGGTCGCCGAGCTCTTCCGCCGGCAGAGCGGCATGGAGATCGTTGAGCCGGCCCACATGGAGCTGGCGGAGCCGTCGATCGCCACGGCCTTCGACCGCTGTGTGGAGCGCGGCGCCAAGCGGGTGGTGGTGATGCCCTACTTCCTCGGCCCCGGCCGGCACTGGGACCAGGACATCCCGGCCCTGTCGGCCAAGGCGGCCGCGCGGCACCCGGGCGTGAGCCATCTCGTCACCGCGCCGCTGGGGATCGACCCGCTGATCGCGGCCGTGATGGAAGACCGCATCGCGGTCTGCCTGACCAACGCAGCGGGCGCGGAGGCTGCTTGCAACGCTTGCGGCGACGGCGGGCGTTGTCGCGGATCGTAG
- a CDS encoding metal ABC transporter solute-binding protein, Zn/Mn family, translating to MSQKIVAVCSNARILLALGVAVSAGVGCGGGQPGPRATRFQGEPPLQIVATTGPVGDAVRHVAGQHGEVTTLMGPGVDPHLYSQERDDMVRLENADVVFYNGLHLEGRLADVLEGLAARRAVFAVTDRLVEENDPRLRQVEGFYGFPDPHVWHDAALWADCVRQVGEDLAEFDPERAADYRKNAADYAAQLDALDAEVREKIASIPPKRRVLVTAHDAFGYFSKTYGMESLGLKGISTEDQVDLARMNEVVNTLVDRDVPCVFVESAVAPKIMEALVEPCEARGHTVRIGEELYADALGRPADGADTYVGMIRANVAAMVDGLRGGEPSEPEEGADAP from the coding sequence ATGAGTCAAAAAATCGTGGCCGTTTGCTCAAATGCACGCATTCTGCTGGCCCTTGGCGTCGCAGTGAGCGCCGGCGTCGGCTGCGGGGGGGGCCAGCCCGGCCCCCGGGCGACGCGGTTCCAGGGCGAACCGCCGCTGCAGATCGTCGCCACCACGGGGCCGGTGGGAGACGCCGTCCGGCACGTGGCCGGCCAGCACGGCGAGGTCACTACCCTGATGGGGCCCGGGGTCGACCCCCACCTCTACAGCCAAGAGCGGGACGACATGGTCCGCTTGGAGAACGCGGACGTCGTCTTCTACAACGGCCTGCACCTCGAAGGCCGGCTGGCCGACGTGCTGGAGGGGCTGGCCGCGCGACGCGCCGTGTTCGCCGTCACCGATCGGCTGGTAGAAGAAAACGATCCTCGGCTGCGGCAGGTCGAGGGGTTCTACGGATTCCCCGACCCCCACGTGTGGCACGACGCCGCGTTGTGGGCCGATTGTGTGCGTCAGGTGGGCGAAGACCTAGCAGAGTTCGATCCGGAACGCGCCGCCGACTACCGCAAGAACGCAGCCGACTACGCCGCACAGCTCGACGCCCTGGACGCCGAGGTGCGCGAGAAAATCGCCTCGATCCCACCGAAGCGTCGCGTGCTGGTGACCGCTCACGACGCGTTCGGCTACTTCAGCAAGACGTACGGCATGGAGTCGCTGGGCCTCAAAGGGATTAGCACCGAAGACCAAGTCGACCTGGCGCGGATGAACGAGGTCGTCAATACGCTGGTCGACCGCGACGTCCCCTGTGTGTTCGTCGAGTCGGCCGTTGCGCCCAAGATCATGGAAGCGCTGGTCGAACCCTGCGAGGCGCGTGGGCACACGGTGCGTATCGGAGAAGAACTGTACGCAGACGCGCTGGGGCGACCGGCCGACGGCGCCGACACCTACGTCGGCATGATCCGAGCGAACGTCGCGGCGATGGTCGACGGCCTGAGGGGCGGCGAACCATCGGAGCCGGAGGAGGGCGCCGACGCGCCATGA
- a CDS encoding metal ABC transporter permease, producing the protein MILDPIVSKLLVGAGLLGASAGIVGALAVLRRRALVGDMLAHAALPGICLGFLVVGTRSAPALTLGALATGLLGVGLVAQIRRFTRTGEDAALAIVLSTFFGAGVVLLSIIQRNPSGEQAGLNQYLFGEIAALTRRDVDVLAVLLVCVVAVTVLLHKEVKTWLFDEGFGRTLGLPLLWLDWGVMGLVALVTVVALPICGVVLTAGMLIYPAAAARFWTGRFGALVALAGLIGAAVGAVGIVLASLAGSATGLLGTVLRGDHGSPPPPGPVIVLLGGLVFLASMLFAPRRGAVVRAVRMARLRLRMGSDHLLRSLFELVEPNLPATPDVVLSQATESLPESGMLERLVVRDAMARDWIRSTSPGRVQLTPAGLAAAADVTRKHRLWELYLLEHADIAADHVHRDADDLEHLLPAELVAGLERALAAEGKLPDSPDNLRVPTSPHALEAGDA; encoded by the coding sequence GTGATCCTCGACCCCATCGTCTCGAAGCTGCTCGTCGGCGCCGGCTTGCTGGGCGCCTCGGCGGGGATTGTTGGCGCGCTTGCGGTGCTGCGGCGGCGGGCGCTGGTGGGCGACATGCTGGCCCACGCGGCGCTGCCGGGCATCTGCCTGGGCTTCTTGGTGGTGGGCACGCGCAGCGCCCCGGCGCTCACGCTGGGCGCGCTGGCCACCGGGCTGCTGGGGGTGGGGCTGGTGGCCCAGATCCGCCGCTTCACCCGCACCGGCGAGGACGCGGCGCTCGCGATCGTGCTGAGCACCTTCTTCGGCGCCGGCGTGGTGCTGCTGTCGATCATCCAGCGGAACCCCTCCGGCGAGCAAGCGGGGCTCAACCAGTACCTGTTCGGCGAGATCGCCGCACTGACGCGTCGGGATGTCGACGTGCTGGCCGTGCTGCTGGTCTGCGTCGTCGCGGTTACCGTGCTGCTGCACAAAGAAGTGAAGACATGGCTCTTTGACGAGGGGTTTGGCCGCACGCTGGGGCTGCCGCTGCTGTGGCTCGACTGGGGGGTGATGGGGCTGGTGGCGCTGGTGACCGTGGTGGCGCTGCCCATCTGCGGCGTCGTGCTCACGGCCGGCATGCTGATTTACCCCGCCGCGGCGGCGCGGTTCTGGACCGGGCGTTTCGGCGCGCTCGTGGCGCTGGCCGGGCTGATCGGCGCGGCCGTTGGGGCGGTCGGCATCGTCCTGGCGTCGCTGGCCGGCAGCGCCACGGGGCTGCTGGGCACGGTGCTGCGTGGCGACCACGGTTCTCCCCCGCCCCCGGGACCGGTGATCGTGCTGCTGGGGGGCTTGGTGTTCTTGGCGTCGATGCTGTTCGCGCCGCGCCGCGGGGCGGTGGTGCGTGCCGTGCGGATGGCCCGGCTGCGGCTGCGGATGGGCTCCGACCACCTGCTGCGCAGCCTGTTTGAGCTCGTCGAGCCGAACCTGCCCGCGACCCCGGACGTCGTGCTTTCGCAGGCCACCGAGTCGCTCCCCGAGTCGGGCATGCTCGAACGCCTGGTCGTGCGAGACGCGATGGCGCGGGACTGGATCCGCTCCACCAGCCCCGGCAGGGTGCAGTTGACCCCCGCCGGCCTGGCCGCGGCGGCCGACGTGACGCGCAAGCACCGGCTATGGGAGCTGTACCTGCTGGAGCACGCGGACATCGCCGCGGACCACGTGCACCGCGACGCAGACGACCTCGAACACCTGCTGCCGGCCGAACTGGTAGCGGGCCTAGAGCGGGCCCTGGCGGCCGAAGGGAAGCTGCCCGACTCGCCCGACAACCTGCGTGTCCCTACTTCTCCCCACGCACTCGAGGCGGGCGATGCTTGA
- a CDS encoding metal ABC transporter ATP-binding protein, translating to MSDSPQANGGGVAALEVHDLTVAYHRRPVLWNIDFETAPGRLVGIIGPNGAGKTTLIKAILGLAPLASGRVEIYGKPFRQQRRLVGYVPQRESVDWDFPVNARDVVLMGSYGRLGWFRRPGKKERQLAEQALADVGLAGLETRQISELSGGQQQRVFLARALVQDASVYFMDEPFAGVDAATEQTIFAQLKQLRSAGKTVFVVHHDLQTVRKYFDDVVLLNLRLVAAGPVATTFTNDNLQRTYGGRLTILEQAAEAVRRGEGA from the coding sequence ATGAGCGATTCGCCCCAGGCCAACGGCGGCGGCGTCGCGGCCCTCGAGGTCCACGACCTGACCGTTGCGTACCACCGCCGCCCCGTGCTGTGGAACATCGACTTTGAGACGGCGCCGGGCCGGCTGGTCGGCATTATCGGCCCCAACGGCGCCGGCAAGACCACCCTCATTAAGGCCATCTTGGGCCTGGCGCCGCTCGCCAGCGGCCGGGTCGAGATCTACGGCAAGCCGTTCCGCCAGCAGCGCCGGCTGGTGGGCTACGTGCCGCAGCGTGAGTCGGTGGACTGGGATTTCCCGGTGAACGCCCGCGACGTGGTGCTGATGGGCTCCTACGGCCGGCTCGGCTGGTTCCGCCGTCCCGGGAAGAAAGAACGCCAACTGGCCGAGCAGGCGCTGGCGGACGTCGGCCTTGCGGGGCTCGAAACGCGGCAGATCAGCGAGCTCTCCGGGGGGCAGCAGCAGCGCGTGTTCCTGGCGCGGGCGCTCGTGCAAGACGCGTCGGTGTACTTCATGGACGAGCCCTTTGCCGGGGTCGACGCCGCTACCGAGCAGACGATCTTTGCCCAGCTCAAACAGCTCCGCTCGGCGGGCAAGACGGTGTTCGTGGTCCACCACGACCTGCAGACGGTGCGCAAGTACTTCGACGACGTCGTGCTGCTCAACCTCCGCCTCGTGGCGGCCGGGCCGGTCGCCACAACGTTCACCAACGACAACCTGCAACGCACCTACGGCGGCCGGCTAACCATCCTCGAACAAGCCGCCGAAGCGGTCCGCCGCGGGGAAGGCGCCTGA
- a CDS encoding M16 family metallopeptidase, which produces MEFRKERLDNGLELVAECDPDAHSLAMGFFVRAGSRDETDDVAGVSHFLEHMLFKGTERRSADDVNREFDEIGAHYNAFTSEESTVYYASVLPEHQTSCIDLLADIMRPSLRVDDFDMEKKVIQEEIQMYLDQPPYGMDDRVKQLAFGGHAITRSVLGTDASIAALSRDQMAQYFAQRYAPSNLYVAAAGRLDFEQLVDDLNQRCGAWTGPSVQRQIEKLSGRTGFEAVTQPSATQQYVLRLGAAPDAEDADRFAAKLLTTIVGDDSGSRFYWEFIDPGIAESASLGHYEYQGLGMYYAWLSAMPEDAEEILERIEKVLQQVDAQGVTADELKLAKAKLRSRVVLGSERPRSRMFSVGGNWGHRREYRAVRDDLRSIDALTPDDIARVLGRFPLAKSATLTVGPRDDIATPRV; this is translated from the coding sequence GTGGAGTTTCGTAAAGAGCGTTTGGACAACGGGCTGGAACTGGTCGCCGAGTGCGACCCGGACGCCCACTCGCTGGCGATGGGCTTCTTCGTACGCGCCGGTTCGCGCGACGAGACCGACGATGTCGCCGGGGTGAGCCACTTCTTGGAGCACATGCTGTTCAAGGGGACCGAGCGCCGCAGCGCAGACGACGTGAACCGCGAGTTCGACGAGATCGGCGCCCACTACAACGCCTTCACCAGCGAAGAGAGCACCGTCTACTACGCGTCGGTGCTGCCCGAGCACCAGACCTCCTGCATCGACCTCTTGGCGGACATCATGCGGCCGAGCCTGCGGGTGGACGACTTCGACATGGAGAAGAAGGTCATCCAGGAAGAGATCCAGATGTATCTCGACCAGCCCCCGTACGGCATGGACGACCGCGTGAAGCAACTGGCCTTCGGCGGTCACGCGATCACCCGCAGCGTGCTGGGCACCGACGCCAGCATCGCCGCGCTCTCGCGCGACCAGATGGCCCAGTACTTTGCCCAGCGCTACGCCCCCAGCAACCTGTACGTCGCCGCCGCGGGCCGACTTGATTTTGAGCAATTGGTGGACGACCTGAACCAGCGCTGCGGCGCCTGGACCGGCCCGAGCGTGCAGCGCCAGATCGAGAAGCTGTCGGGCCGCACCGGGTTCGAGGCGGTCACGCAGCCCTCGGCGACGCAGCAGTACGTGCTCCGGCTGGGCGCCGCGCCGGACGCCGAAGACGCAGACCGCTTCGCGGCGAAGCTGTTGACGACCATCGTCGGCGACGACTCCGGCAGCCGGTTCTACTGGGAGTTTATCGACCCGGGGATCGCCGAGTCCGCCAGCCTGGGCCACTACGAGTACCAGGGGCTGGGGATGTACTACGCCTGGCTCAGCGCGATGCCCGAAGACGCCGAGGAGATCCTCGAGCGCATCGAGAAGGTGCTGCAACAGGTAGACGCCCAGGGGGTGACGGCCGACGAGCTCAAGCTGGCCAAGGCCAAGCTCCGCTCGCGCGTGGTGCTGGGGAGCGAACGCCCCCGCAGCCGGATGTTCAGCGTCGGCGGCAACTGGGGACACCGCCGCGAGTACCGCGCGGTGCGGGACGACCTACGCTCGATCGACGCCCTCACGCCGGACGACATCGCCCGCGTGCTGGGGCGGTTCCCGCTGGCAAAGTCCGCGACGCTTACCGTCGGACCCCGTGACGACATCGCCACGCCGCGCGTATGA
- a CDS encoding M16 family metallopeptidase: MPATIYSHTFPNGLTLIGEPVESRDSAAFNLLIPAGCSLDPVGKFGLANFTCEMTLRGAGSRDNRALVEALDGLGVERGESVGVTQTVFSAACVAEQLHDALAVYADIVRRPHLPGDQLEAGRQVCLQEVRGMEDEPAQKVIEVVRRQHYPAPWGRASHGNVEGIEAVTAADIQRFSAQRYRPDHAILAVAGRFDWDRTLEHVQSLLGDWHVDPMAKEREEDPPPPITHIPLDSSQCHLGLAFNTVPYKHADYFQAWAAVGVLSGGSSSRLFTEVREKRGLCYTVSASLQSQVDRAAVFCHAGTSAERAQETLDVTCQELVRLAEGVTKEELDRLKARVKSSLIMQQESTSSRAASLARDWKHLGRARSLEEVAVAFDAVTAESINAFLKALPPRDFTIVTLGPQPLEAPRGVS; this comes from the coding sequence GTGCCAGCCACGATCTACAGCCATACGTTCCCGAACGGCCTGACGCTCATCGGCGAGCCGGTCGAATCACGCGACTCCGCGGCCTTTAACCTGCTGATCCCGGCGGGTTGCTCGCTCGACCCTGTCGGGAAGTTCGGTCTGGCGAACTTCACCTGCGAGATGACGCTGCGGGGCGCGGGGAGCCGAGACAACCGGGCGCTGGTCGAGGCGCTCGACGGGCTGGGGGTCGAGCGGGGCGAATCGGTCGGCGTCACGCAGACCGTGTTCTCGGCCGCGTGCGTGGCGGAGCAGTTGCACGACGCGCTGGCGGTGTACGCCGACATCGTCCGCCGGCCCCACCTACCGGGCGACCAGCTTGAGGCGGGCCGGCAGGTCTGCCTGCAAGAGGTGCGCGGCATGGAGGACGAGCCGGCGCAGAAGGTGATCGAAGTGGTCCGCCGGCAGCACTACCCCGCGCCGTGGGGCCGGGCCAGCCACGGGAACGTAGAGGGGATCGAGGCCGTGACCGCGGCCGACATCCAGCGGTTCTCTGCCCAGCGTTACCGCCCCGACCACGCCATCCTGGCGGTCGCGGGCCGGTTTGATTGGGACCGGACGCTGGAGCATGTCCAGTCGCTGCTGGGGGACTGGCACGTCGACCCGATGGCCAAAGAGCGAGAAGAAGACCCGCCGCCGCCGATCACGCACATCCCGCTCGATTCGAGCCAGTGCCACCTGGGGCTGGCGTTTAACACCGTTCCCTACAAGCACGCCGACTACTTTCAAGCGTGGGCGGCGGTTGGGGTGCTGTCTGGGGGGTCGAGCTCCCGTCTGTTCACGGAGGTGCGCGAGAAGCGCGGTCTGTGCTACACGGTGAGCGCGTCGCTGCAGTCGCAGGTGGACCGCGCGGCGGTGTTCTGCCACGCCGGCACCAGCGCGGAGCGCGCCCAAGAGACGCTGGACGTCACCTGCCAGGAGCTGGTGCGACTGGCCGAAGGGGTGACCAAAGAAGAGCTTGACCGCCTCAAGGCCCGGGTGAAGAGCTCGCTGATCATGCAGCAAGAATCAACCAGCAGCCGCGCCGCCTCGCTGGCCCGCGACTGGAAGCACCTGGGTCGGGCCCGCAGCCTCGAAGAGGTTGCCGTGGCGTTTGACGCGGTGACCGCCGAATCGATCAACGCGTTCCTCAAGGCGTTGCCGCCGCGAGATTTCACGATCGTCACCCTCGGACCCCAACCGCTGGAGGCGCCCCGTGGAGTTTCGTAA
- a CDS encoding GNAT family N-acetyltransferase, which translates to MSLKYFKRYRMEIDLHEPIAAPRLRRGYRLVPWNKHALAGHAEATFASFQGEIDASLFDCLADRASAHRLMEAVFGRVGFLPDATWLAVYEGAPHKPEVCGAIQGVRSSPSFGAIQNVGVTPFHRGRGVGAALVAAALRGMQLAGLPNAYLEVTGANKGAIRLYHKLGFRMTGTLYRAVERALV; encoded by the coding sequence ATGAGCCTGAAGTATTTCAAGCGGTACCGGATGGAGATCGATCTGCACGAGCCGATCGCGGCGCCGCGTCTCCGGCGCGGGTACCGTCTGGTCCCCTGGAACAAGCACGCGCTGGCCGGCCACGCCGAGGCGACCTTCGCCAGCTTTCAGGGCGAGATCGACGCGTCGCTGTTCGACTGCTTGGCGGACCGCGCCTCGGCCCACCGCCTGATGGAGGCCGTCTTTGGCCGCGTAGGATTCTTGCCGGACGCGACCTGGCTGGCGGTGTACGAGGGGGCGCCCCACAAGCCCGAGGTGTGCGGCGCCATCCAAGGGGTCCGTAGTTCTCCCAGCTTCGGCGCCATCCAGAACGTGGGGGTCACCCCGTTTCACCGTGGCAGGGGGGTCGGGGCGGCGCTGGTGGCCGCGGCGCTGCGCGGCATGCAGCTTGCCGGACTCCCCAACGCCTACCTTGAGGTCACCGGCGCTAACAAGGGCGCCATCCGGCTGTACCACAAGCTGGGGTTCCGGATGACCGGCACGCTCTACCGCGCCGTTGAGCGGGCGCTGGTTTGA